A part of Terriglobus roseus genomic DNA contains:
- a CDS encoding L,D-transpeptidase: MHWTRREMVAGVAVSLIGLRLPAQKKAPLPPEPPLTGEDAESAIRALKPGQFLWAPSLAPSGPILAIVSLSLQRCYVYRNGVLIAVSTLSSGKTGHETPTGVFTVLQKQVMHHSNLYDNAPMPYMQRLTWGGIALHAGNLPGYPASHGCVRLPKAFAQKLYGETKLGMTVVVTDSDAVPRIAPAPNLLEAAQAVDQNTLAGGVVWRPEKSPTGPMSLVLSGADKRLMVLRNGVLIGSCPVTIDGPIAETMGFTLKSIEGADFRWLQLPLPGQTLSPGQEMSAAERARVRMPEEFRLALDRELTPGVTLLVTQDSMRASSAGTKVMVFESGSGQS; encoded by the coding sequence ATGCACTGGACGCGTCGCGAGATGGTGGCGGGGGTTGCGGTTTCGCTGATAGGTTTGCGGTTGCCCGCGCAGAAGAAAGCACCACTGCCGCCTGAGCCTCCATTGACAGGAGAGGATGCGGAGTCGGCGATACGGGCGTTAAAGCCGGGGCAGTTTCTCTGGGCACCGTCACTGGCTCCGAGTGGGCCGATCCTGGCGATTGTGAGCCTGTCGTTGCAGCGGTGCTATGTGTATCGCAATGGTGTTTTGATTGCGGTATCGACCTTGTCTTCTGGCAAGACGGGGCACGAGACGCCTACGGGTGTGTTCACGGTGCTGCAGAAGCAGGTGATGCACCATTCGAATCTGTATGACAACGCTCCGATGCCGTATATGCAACGGCTGACGTGGGGCGGCATTGCTCTGCATGCGGGGAACCTGCCGGGATATCCGGCGTCGCATGGGTGTGTGCGGTTGCCGAAGGCGTTTGCGCAGAAGCTGTATGGCGAGACGAAGCTGGGCATGACGGTTGTTGTGACCGATAGCGATGCGGTGCCGAGGATTGCGCCCGCTCCGAACTTGTTGGAGGCGGCGCAGGCGGTGGACCAGAACACCCTGGCGGGCGGTGTGGTGTGGCGGCCGGAGAAGAGCCCCACAGGGCCGATGTCGCTGGTGCTGAGCGGCGCGGACAAGCGCCTGATGGTGCTGCGGAATGGCGTGTTGATCGGGTCTTGTCCGGTGACGATTGATGGGCCGATAGCGGAGACGATGGGCTTCACGCTGAAGTCGATTGAGGGTGCGGACTTCCGCTGGCTGCAGTTGCCTCTGCCGGGGCAGACGCTGTCTCCGGGGCAGGAGATGAGTGCGGCGGAACGCGCTCGGGTACGGATGCCGGAGGAGTTTCGTTTGGCGCTGGATCGAGAGTTGACGCCGGGCGTGACGCTGCTGGTGACGCAGGATTCGATGCGGGCTTCGAGTGCCGGAACGAAGGTGATGGTGTTTGAGAGCGGTAGCGGGCAGTCTTGA
- a CDS encoding NAD(P)-dependent alcohol dehydrogenase, with protein MSQASAYAAQSVKTPLGPFSFERREPGPNDVLIDIKFCGICHSDLHQVRDEWGGGIFPMVPGHEIAGVVRAIGSAVTHFKVGDNVGVGCFVDSCRTCVECTAGDDNYCQVGITLTYNGRDKQGQPTYGGYSDHIVVDENYVLHIPENLPLDAASPLLCAGITLYSPLKHWGAGPGKRVAIIGLGGLGHMGVKLAHAMGAHVTVLSQSMKKADDAKKLGADEFYAMSDPETVKKLHNSFDLIISTVGVAMDFTPYLTMLKKDSTMVLVGAPEGNSELNSFGLIANRKSLAGSMIGSIEETQEMLDFCGRHNIVSDIEVINADYINEAYERMLKSDVRYRFVIDLESLKK; from the coding sequence ATGTCACAGGCATCCGCTTACGCCGCGCAGTCGGTAAAGACACCCCTCGGCCCCTTTTCATTTGAGCGCCGCGAGCCCGGCCCGAACGACGTTCTCATCGACATCAAGTTCTGCGGCATCTGCCACTCTGACCTGCATCAGGTGCGCGACGAGTGGGGCGGCGGCATCTTCCCCATGGTTCCCGGCCACGAAATCGCAGGCGTAGTCCGCGCCATCGGTTCTGCCGTCACGCACTTCAAGGTAGGCGATAACGTCGGCGTAGGTTGTTTCGTCGATAGCTGCCGTACCTGCGTGGAATGCACCGCGGGCGATGACAACTACTGCCAAGTAGGTATCACCCTCACCTACAACGGTCGCGACAAACAAGGCCAGCCTACGTACGGCGGCTACTCCGATCACATCGTTGTCGACGAGAACTACGTCCTCCACATCCCTGAGAACCTTCCGCTCGACGCAGCATCGCCGCTGCTCTGCGCAGGCATCACGCTATACAGCCCGTTAAAGCATTGGGGTGCAGGCCCCGGCAAGCGAGTTGCGATCATTGGTCTCGGCGGCCTCGGTCACATGGGCGTCAAGCTGGCACACGCCATGGGCGCACACGTCACCGTGCTGAGCCAGAGCATGAAGAAGGCCGACGACGCGAAGAAGCTCGGCGCTGACGAGTTCTACGCCATGAGTGATCCGGAAACGGTGAAGAAGCTTCACAACAGCTTCGACCTCATCATCAGCACCGTGGGCGTGGCCATGGACTTCACTCCGTACCTCACCATGTTGAAGAAAGACAGCACCATGGTTCTGGTCGGCGCACCCGAAGGCAACTCGGAACTCAACAGCTTCGGCCTTATCGCCAACCGCAAATCCCTCGCTGGTTCCATGATCGGTTCCATCGAAGAGACGCAGGAAATGCTCGACTTCTGCGGTCGCCACAACATAGTCAGCGACATTGAAGTCATCAACGCCGACTACATCAACGAAGCTTACGAACGCATGCTGAAGAGCGACGTTCGCTACCGCTTCGTCATCGACCTCGAGTCACTGAAGAAGTAA
- a CDS encoding sugar phosphate isomerase/epimerase family protein: protein MTDAEIDHGFMAAKALRLKLITASSKVSVAKRVAPFAEKHGVMVAFHNHAVTKDPDDLATMDHFRQVLAMSSMYRINLDVAHYSASGLDAVAALETLHDKITNMHVHDRKANDGASVPFGDGVTPAAQILKMNRDRGWKIPCFYELEYVGADGRDVIAETRRELEYEIRVLQQK from the coding sequence ATGACGGATGCGGAAATTGACCATGGCTTTATGGCGGCGAAGGCGTTGCGGCTGAAGTTGATTACGGCTTCGAGCAAAGTGTCTGTGGCAAAGCGTGTGGCTCCTTTTGCTGAGAAGCATGGTGTGATGGTGGCATTTCATAACCATGCGGTGACGAAGGATCCGGATGATCTTGCGACGATGGATCACTTCCGCCAGGTGCTGGCTATGTCGTCGATGTACCGCATCAACCTAGATGTTGCGCATTATTCGGCAAGTGGTCTCGATGCGGTAGCAGCGCTGGAAACGCTTCATGACAAGATCACGAACATGCATGTGCATGATCGCAAAGCCAACGATGGAGCCAGCGTTCCGTTTGGTGATGGTGTAACGCCTGCTGCGCAGATACTGAAGATGAATCGTGATCGCGGATGGAAGATTCCGTGCTTCTACGAGCTTGAGTATGTGGGTGCGGATGGACGTGATGTGATTGCAGAGACCCGGCGCGAATTGGAATATGAGATCCGCGTGTTACAGCAGAAATAG
- a CDS encoding alpha-galactosidase has translation MNPLSQGRQRGVGRDRVADMLKQMVSLVLCAVASSSLVAQVAVREDAAKKTWFVSAGTMTYAVGVNDLGMLQSLYWGPKLPANAALPAVKAPPERASFDPQISTMPMEYPAWGEGLFTESALKADFSNGDRTSILKFESAKTSADELEIVLKDTAQPLRVHLYYKAYPEGVIARWSRIENTGKTPVQLEQAASATWTLPQYPETEKSAYSLNWLTGMWGGEWQLHQETIQAGERVLESRKGSTSHRANPWFAIGRTDETTEDAGPVWFGELGWSGSWRMTVEDTSLHMVKVTGGFNPFDFHETLAAGQSMETPKFYAGYTDGGQGAASRVLHRFQTDEILPLRQGAGQPPKPRAIVYNSWEATEMNFTDQMQMQLAEKAAKLGIERFVIDDGWFGERNDDHRGLGDWYLNKQKFPNGLKPLIDKVHSLGMDFGIWVEPEMVNPNSDLYRKHPEWAMQMPDRQRTEQRNQLLLNLAREDVKEWTFEWLDKLVTENDIAYLKWDYNRNWSEPGWDTAPGTSAAHRDVDAEKAINVKYVQNLYEILDRLRKKHPKLEIESCSGGGGRVDLGILERTDEVWTSDNTDALDRLDLQYGFSHAYTPQVMVAWTTDVSHPERRGIPLQYRFVVAMEGALGVGNNLNKFSDADMALSAKLVSFYKTIRTTVQQGAQYRLQSPLDRDETQMQYVSRDGSQAVLLAYLHSQRLRVAYPPVRLKGLDANAMYRVRALDAEKYRGEQTVSGAVLMGAGVQLNMRDDYDSTVVVFERVN, from the coding sequence ATGAATCCATTATCGCAGGGTCGCCAGCGGGGTGTGGGGCGCGATAGAGTGGCTGACATGCTGAAGCAGATGGTTTCGCTGGTTCTGTGCGCTGTGGCGAGTTCCTCGTTGGTGGCGCAGGTTGCGGTACGTGAAGATGCCGCGAAGAAGACGTGGTTTGTGAGCGCGGGCACGATGACGTATGCCGTGGGTGTGAATGACCTGGGCATGTTGCAGTCGCTGTACTGGGGGCCGAAGCTGCCCGCGAATGCGGCACTGCCTGCGGTGAAGGCTCCGCCGGAGCGCGCTTCGTTTGACCCACAGATTTCAACCATGCCGATGGAGTATCCAGCGTGGGGCGAGGGTTTGTTTACGGAGTCGGCGTTGAAGGCGGACTTCAGCAATGGCGATCGGACGTCGATTCTGAAGTTTGAATCGGCGAAGACGAGCGCGGATGAGCTTGAGATTGTGTTGAAGGACACGGCGCAGCCGTTGCGCGTTCACCTGTACTACAAGGCGTATCCCGAGGGCGTGATTGCGCGGTGGTCGCGCATTGAGAACACCGGTAAGACGCCGGTGCAGTTGGAGCAGGCTGCAAGCGCCACGTGGACGCTGCCGCAGTACCCCGAGACGGAGAAGTCTGCCTACAGCCTGAACTGGCTTACCGGTATGTGGGGCGGCGAGTGGCAGTTGCATCAAGAAACGATCCAGGCAGGCGAACGCGTGCTGGAGAGCCGCAAGGGAAGCACGTCGCATCGTGCGAATCCGTGGTTTGCGATTGGGCGTACGGATGAGACGACGGAAGATGCAGGGCCGGTTTGGTTTGGTGAACTTGGCTGGAGCGGAAGCTGGCGGATGACGGTGGAAGACACCAGCCTGCACATGGTGAAGGTGACGGGCGGATTCAATCCGTTTGATTTCCACGAGACGCTGGCCGCAGGGCAGTCGATGGAAACACCCAAGTTTTATGCGGGTTATACCGATGGTGGACAGGGTGCGGCGTCGCGTGTGCTGCATCGTTTTCAAACGGATGAGATTCTGCCGCTTCGTCAGGGAGCAGGGCAGCCGCCGAAGCCTCGCGCGATTGTCTACAACAGTTGGGAAGCCACAGAGATGAACTTTACCGACCAGATGCAGATGCAACTGGCGGAGAAGGCAGCGAAGCTGGGCATTGAGCGATTCGTGATTGACGATGGCTGGTTTGGTGAACGCAATGATGATCATCGCGGGCTTGGCGACTGGTATCTGAACAAGCAGAAGTTTCCGAATGGGTTGAAACCGCTGATTGATAAGGTGCATTCGCTGGGTATGGACTTTGGCATCTGGGTTGAGCCAGAGATGGTGAACCCGAACAGCGATCTGTATCGCAAACATCCTGAGTGGGCGATGCAGATGCCGGATCGTCAGCGTACGGAACAGCGCAATCAGTTGCTGTTGAATCTTGCGCGCGAAGACGTGAAGGAATGGACGTTTGAGTGGCTGGACAAGCTGGTCACTGAGAATGACATTGCGTATCTGAAGTGGGATTACAACCGCAACTGGAGCGAGCCGGGATGGGATACGGCTCCGGGTACGAGTGCGGCGCATCGTGATGTGGATGCGGAGAAGGCCATCAATGTGAAGTATGTGCAGAACCTGTATGAGATTCTGGATCGCCTGCGGAAGAAGCATCCGAAGCTGGAGATTGAGTCATGCAGCGGTGGCGGTGGCCGCGTTGATTTAGGAATACTCGAACGCACCGATGAGGTGTGGACGAGCGACAACACGGATGCGCTGGATCGGCTTGACCTGCAGTATGGCTTCAGCCACGCCTATACGCCGCAAGTGATGGTGGCCTGGACGACGGATGTTTCGCATCCTGAGCGCCGCGGTATTCCGTTGCAGTATCGCTTCGTTGTTGCGATGGAGGGTGCGCTTGGCGTTGGCAACAATCTGAACAAGTTCAGCGATGCCGATATGGCGCTGAGCGCGAAGCTGGTGTCGTTCTACAAGACGATTCGTACAACGGTGCAGCAGGGCGCGCAGTATCGTTTGCAGTCGCCGCTGGATCGCGATGAGACGCAGATGCAGTATGTGTCTCGTGATGGTTCGCAGGCTGTGCTGCTGGCGTATCTGCATTCGCAGCGGTTGCGTGTGGCGTATCCGCCGGTGCGTTTGAAGGGACTGGATGCGAACGCTATGTATCGCGTGCGTGCGCTGGACGCAGAGAAGTATCGCGGAGAGCAGACGGTGAGCGGTGCAGTGCTGATGGGCGCGGGTGTGCAGTTGAACATGCGTGATGACTACGATTCAACCGTAGTGGTGTTTGAGCGCGTGAATTAA
- a CDS encoding cellulose synthase family protein: MLLFTSMHTLVLTLLFQQQHGLQHYWKTHYMQNTFKGMYHWNSFDIALLIPYFIVMVILAFYGIHRYQLVWLYFRNKKKEATSTNAPMKFAENELPFVTIQLPIFNEQYVVDRLVDACCRIEYPRDRFEIQVLDDSTDETHEVAAEIVRKYAEGTAGLPPQPIYYLHRTDRHGYKAGALDAGLKTAKGELIAIFDADFVPPTDWLHKVVNHFAEPGVGMVQTRWTHLNRNYSFLTQVEAILLDGHFVLEHGGRSRAGVFFNFNGTAGAWRRTAIDEAGGWQHDTLTEDTDLSYRAQLKGWKFKYLQDVECPAELPIEMTAFKTQQARWAKGLIQTGKKILPRVLASDAPKHTKLEAWYHLTANISYPLMIVLSVLLMPAMIIRSWQGWVQMLLIDFPLFMASTMSISSFYLVSQKELFPKTWYKTFLYLPFLMALGVGLTITNTKAVMEALFGVQSAFARTPKYRVQKKGEATVAAKKYRKRLGIIPWIELAIGCYFAFTVWYAFSSENYFTVPFLLLFVLGYWYTGLLSLLQGRFERNANPGAELHEKPYPVGI; the protein is encoded by the coding sequence ATGCTTCTGTTCACCTCAATGCACACCCTTGTCCTGACTCTGCTGTTTCAGCAGCAGCACGGTCTTCAGCACTACTGGAAGACCCACTACATGCAGAACACCTTCAAGGGCATGTATCACTGGAACAGCTTCGATATTGCACTGCTGATTCCTTACTTCATCGTGATGGTGATCCTGGCGTTTTACGGCATCCACCGCTACCAGTTGGTGTGGCTGTATTTCCGCAACAAGAAGAAGGAAGCGACGAGCACGAATGCTCCGATGAAGTTTGCGGAGAATGAACTGCCGTTTGTGACGATCCAGTTGCCCATCTTCAATGAGCAGTATGTGGTGGACCGGCTGGTGGATGCTTGCTGCCGGATTGAGTATCCGCGCGATCGGTTTGAGATCCAGGTGCTGGATGACTCGACCGACGAAACGCATGAAGTGGCTGCAGAGATTGTGCGCAAGTATGCGGAGGGCACTGCAGGACTGCCACCGCAGCCGATCTACTATCTGCACCGGACGGATCGTCATGGCTACAAGGCCGGAGCGCTGGATGCGGGTTTGAAGACGGCGAAGGGCGAATTGATTGCAATCTTCGATGCGGACTTTGTGCCGCCGACGGACTGGTTGCATAAGGTGGTTAACCATTTTGCAGAGCCGGGCGTGGGCATGGTGCAGACGCGCTGGACGCATCTGAATCGCAACTATAGCTTTCTGACGCAGGTGGAAGCGATTCTGCTGGATGGGCACTTTGTGCTGGAGCATGGCGGACGTTCGCGTGCGGGTGTGTTCTTTAACTTCAACGGCACGGCGGGTGCGTGGCGTCGTACGGCGATTGATGAGGCCGGTGGATGGCAGCATGACACGCTAACTGAAGATACGGACCTGAGCTATCGCGCGCAGTTGAAGGGATGGAAGTTTAAGTATCTGCAGGACGTGGAATGTCCCGCGGAGTTGCCCATTGAGATGACTGCGTTCAAGACGCAGCAGGCGCGTTGGGCGAAGGGATTGATCCAGACCGGCAAGAAGATTTTGCCGCGTGTGTTGGCCAGCGATGCACCGAAGCACACGAAGCTGGAGGCGTGGTATCACCTGACGGCGAACATCAGTTATCCGCTGATGATTGTGCTCAGCGTGTTGCTGATGCCGGCGATGATTATTCGTTCGTGGCAGGGCTGGGTGCAGATGTTGCTGATCGACTTCCCGCTGTTTATGGCGAGCACGATGTCGATCTCAAGCTTCTATCTTGTGTCGCAAAAAGAATTGTTTCCGAAGACCTGGTACAAGACGTTTCTGTATCTGCCGTTTCTGATGGCGCTGGGTGTTGGTTTGACCATCACGAATACCAAGGCTGTGATGGAAGCGCTGTTTGGTGTGCAGAGCGCGTTTGCGCGTACGCCGAAGTATCGCGTGCAGAAGAAGGGCGAGGCGACGGTTGCGGCGAAGAAGTATCGCAAGCGGCTGGGCATTATTCCCTGGATTGAACTTGCGATTGGTTGTTACTTCGCGTTCACGGTCTGGTATGCGTTCAGCAGCGAGAATTACTTCACGGTGCCGTTCCTGCTGCTGTTTGTGCTGGGGTATTGGTACACCGGTTTGTTGAGTCTGCTGCAAGGACGTTTTGAGCGCAACGCGAATCCGGGTGCAGAACTGCATGAGAAGCCGTATCCTGTCGGCATCTGA
- the ubiE gene encoding bifunctional demethylmenaquinone methyltransferase/2-methoxy-6-polyprenyl-1,4-benzoquinol methylase UbiE — MTALQSAKGARPEGATTDEEAAIAVQKMFDEIAPQYDRANHILSMGMDRVWWSSTARFFDATLKQPQSRVLDLCCGTADMTAALLARRHANAESILAVDFSHEMIERGRIKMQGKPVEFIEADALNLPIADASLDLVVSAFGFRNLADYNAGLREIRRVLKPGGRIGILDFSMPPAPLKQMYRLYFRHVLPHIGGMISGSQDSYAYLPASVERFPAPKDFLRMMEAASFHETRWQPYLFGIAGLWSATAL; from the coding sequence ATGACCGCTCTGCAATCCGCGAAAGGCGCGCGTCCCGAAGGCGCAACAACAGACGAAGAAGCAGCCATCGCCGTACAAAAAATGTTCGATGAGATTGCGCCGCAGTACGACCGCGCCAATCACATCCTCAGCATGGGCATGGACCGCGTCTGGTGGAGCAGCACTGCGCGCTTCTTTGACGCAACACTGAAGCAGCCACAATCGCGCGTGCTCGACCTCTGCTGCGGCACCGCAGACATGACAGCAGCTCTGCTCGCTCGTCGTCATGCAAACGCAGAATCCATCCTCGCCGTCGACTTCTCACACGAGATGATCGAACGCGGTCGCATCAAGATGCAGGGCAAGCCCGTTGAGTTCATCGAAGCTGATGCTCTCAATCTGCCCATCGCAGACGCATCGCTTGACCTCGTCGTCAGCGCCTTCGGCTTCCGCAACCTCGCAGACTACAACGCTGGCCTGCGTGAAATCCGTCGCGTACTCAAACCCGGCGGACGCATCGGCATCCTTGACTTCTCCATGCCACCCGCGCCGCTGAAGCAGATGTACCGTCTTTACTTCCGCCATGTTCTGCCACACATCGGCGGCATGATCTCCGGCTCGCAGGATTCTTACGCATATCTTCCCGCCAGCGTAGAGCGTTTTCCCGCGCCAAAAGACTTCTTACGCATGATGGAAGCCGCGTCATTCCATGAAACGCGCTGGCAGCCATATCTCTTCGGCATCGCGGGCCTCTGGTCCGCAACCGCCTTGTAA
- a CDS encoding SMP-30/gluconolactonase/LRE family protein: MTMNCVRGLALGLAFGVGLAGSIASAQVVIGDEKSQPESLTVAPGGTLYVGSASSPFVYKVAPGATTAEKFVDASAEGPGTFFFGMLADGATNTLWTCQLTPVPNTRPAQRHTALRGFDLKTGTQKLRWDLPGDNTTCNDFAIGPDKALYISDTSVGKIYRLPAGATTAEVFSDSRVLNGIDGITFLDGVLYINNVFFNKLYRIPVDANGKAGAPVDIWMDQPVKGPDGMRAANGKIYVAANGSGMVASLTIDGDRAHVTVIKDGLKTPTGVEPAGNTLWIAERGAGKAVPVPLK; the protein is encoded by the coding sequence ATGACGATGAATTGTGTTCGCGGCCTTGCGCTTGGCTTGGCTTTCGGTGTGGGACTGGCAGGAAGCATTGCCTCAGCACAGGTGGTGATTGGCGATGAGAAGTCGCAACCGGAAAGCCTGACGGTGGCTCCTGGTGGAACGCTGTATGTGGGCAGCGCGAGTTCGCCGTTTGTGTACAAGGTGGCTCCCGGTGCGACGACTGCAGAGAAGTTTGTGGACGCGAGCGCCGAAGGCCCGGGAACGTTCTTCTTTGGCATGCTGGCCGATGGCGCGACGAACACGTTGTGGACGTGCCAGTTGACGCCGGTACCGAATACGCGTCCGGCGCAGCGGCACACGGCGTTGCGTGGGTTTGATCTGAAGACCGGCACGCAGAAGCTGCGTTGGGACCTGCCGGGCGATAACACCACTTGCAACGACTTTGCCATTGGCCCGGATAAGGCGCTGTATATCTCGGACACGTCTGTGGGCAAGATTTATCGTCTGCCTGCCGGAGCGACGACTGCCGAGGTGTTTTCCGATAGCCGCGTGCTGAATGGCATTGATGGCATCACGTTCCTGGATGGCGTGCTGTACATCAACAACGTGTTCTTCAATAAGCTGTACCGCATCCCGGTGGACGCGAACGGTAAAGCGGGCGCTCCGGTGGACATCTGGATGGATCAGCCGGTGAAGGGGCCGGATGGCATGCGTGCGGCCAATGGAAAGATCTATGTGGCGGCGAATGGCAGCGGTATGGTGGCTTCGCTGACGATTGATGGCGACCGCGCGCATGTGACGGTGATCAAGGATGGTTTGAAGACGCCGACCGGTGTGGAACCTGCAGGTAACACGCTGTGGATTGCGGAACGCGGCGCAGGAAAAGCTGTTCCGGTTCCCTTGAAGTAG
- the aroB gene encoding 3-dehydroquinate synthase translates to MSDIRVEAASASYTVHVDRNLLASIAERTAPLARKISQVFIVTSPEIDRLWGAPVRNGFETLGKRVTTLLIPAGESHKRMTTIERLLEELAQHGADRDTLLVALGGGVLGDMTGFLAAIWMRGVPFIQVPTTLLSQVDSSVGGKTGANLAAGKNLVGAFYHPLAVFADLDTLSTLPPRELRAGLQESVKAGVIRYPQLFAFMEQNAEAIRNGELSVLQPVIEDSIRMKAEVVEADERESGLRMILNFGHTVGHAIEAATGYKQLLHGEAIGWGMIAAVRLAQSRNLLDEATATRITKLVHAFGPLPPFEAEAQHLVTLTGSDKKKRSGTLSFILPTSIGTVDIVRDVTEAELLTAVETMLAEMRTANAVTA, encoded by the coding sequence ATGAGCGATATCCGTGTTGAAGCTGCGTCCGCAAGCTATACCGTCCACGTGGACCGCAACCTTCTCGCATCCATCGCAGAGCGCACAGCGCCCCTCGCCAGGAAGATTTCGCAGGTCTTTATCGTCACCTCGCCTGAAATTGATCGCCTGTGGGGCGCTCCCGTCCGCAACGGATTTGAGACCCTCGGCAAACGGGTAACAACGTTACTCATCCCCGCAGGCGAATCGCACAAGCGCATGACCACCATTGAGCGTCTGCTGGAAGAACTGGCACAGCACGGAGCCGACCGCGACACGCTCCTCGTAGCCCTCGGCGGCGGCGTTCTCGGCGACATGACCGGCTTCCTCGCCGCCATCTGGATGCGCGGCGTGCCCTTCATTCAGGTGCCCACCACATTGCTCTCGCAGGTCGACTCCTCCGTGGGCGGCAAGACCGGCGCAAACCTCGCCGCAGGTAAGAACCTGGTAGGCGCGTTCTATCATCCGCTTGCTGTTTTCGCAGACCTCGACACACTCTCCACGCTGCCGCCCCGCGAACTCCGCGCAGGCCTGCAGGAAAGCGTAAAAGCGGGCGTCATCCGCTATCCCCAGCTCTTCGCATTCATGGAGCAGAACGCCGAGGCTATTCGCAACGGCGAACTCTCGGTACTGCAGCCGGTCATTGAAGACAGCATTCGCATGAAGGCCGAAGTCGTCGAAGCCGACGAACGCGAAAGCGGCCTGCGCATGATCCTGAACTTTGGCCACACCGTAGGCCACGCCATTGAAGCCGCCACAGGTTACAAGCAACTGCTGCACGGCGAAGCCATCGGCTGGGGCATGATCGCCGCTGTCCGCCTCGCGCAATCGCGCAATCTGCTTGATGAAGCCACAGCCACGCGCATCACAAAACTTGTGCATGCCTTCGGCCCTCTGCCTCCGTTTGAAGCAGAAGCACAGCATCTCGTCACACTCACGGGCTCTGACAAGAAGAAGCGCAGCGGCACACTCTCGTTCATCCTGCCCACCAGCATTGGCACAGTCGACATCGTGCGCGACGTCACCGAAGCAGAGCTACTCACCGCCGTTGAAACCATGCTCGCAGAGATGCGCACAGCAAACGCGGTGACTGCATGA
- a CDS encoding PLP-dependent cysteine synthase family protein, with product MAATATDVSKLGKSVVERIGNTPMLNLTRIVSHLPGITLLGKAEFANPGGSVKDRPALSIVQAAMAAGELGDAQPERALLDATSGNTGIAYAMLGAALQFPVTLCVPASASPERKKILQAYGAEVIFTPAGDGSDGAIRKVRELYQSEPDKYFYADQYGNDNNWKAHYRTTANEIWQQTEGTLTHFIAAMGTSGTFMGNTRRLRELNPKIQCISMQPDSPFTGLEGLKHMPTAIVPPIYDPNLADRNIWAETEPAYAMCKRLASELGVMVGVSAGANVDTALRIAQEESDAGREAVIVTVLCDGAEKYLSERFWTEK from the coding sequence ATGGCAGCCACCGCAACCGACGTCTCAAAGCTAGGAAAAAGTGTCGTGGAGCGCATTGGGAACACCCCAATGCTCAACCTCACCAGGATTGTCAGCCACCTGCCCGGCATCACTTTGCTGGGAAAGGCAGAGTTCGCCAACCCCGGAGGCAGCGTCAAAGACCGCCCCGCCCTCTCCATTGTGCAGGCCGCCATGGCCGCCGGTGAACTGGGCGACGCCCAGCCCGAACGCGCCCTCCTGGACGCCACCAGCGGCAACACGGGCATCGCCTACGCCATGCTGGGCGCGGCGCTGCAGTTCCCCGTCACGCTCTGCGTCCCAGCCTCCGCCAGCCCGGAACGCAAGAAAATCCTGCAGGCCTACGGCGCGGAAGTCATCTTCACCCCCGCAGGTGACGGCAGCGACGGCGCCATCCGCAAGGTCCGCGAACTCTACCAATCTGAGCCGGACAAGTACTTCTACGCGGACCAGTACGGCAACGACAATAACTGGAAGGCCCATTACCGCACCACGGCCAACGAAATCTGGCAGCAGACCGAAGGCACCCTGACCCACTTCATCGCCGCCATGGGCACCAGCGGCACCTTCATGGGAAACACCCGCCGCCTGCGCGAGCTGAACCCCAAAATCCAGTGCATCAGCATGCAGCCTGACTCGCCCTTCACGGGCCTGGAAGGCCTCAAGCACATGCCCACGGCCATCGTTCCGCCCATTTACGACCCCAACCTGGCCGACCGCAACATCTGGGCTGAAACCGAACCCGCCTACGCCATGTGCAAACGCCTCGCCAGCGAACTCGGCGTCATGGTCGGCGTCTCCGCCGGTGCCAACGTCGACACCGCCCTCCGGATCGCGCAGGAAGAGTCAGACGCAGGCCGCGAAGCCGTCATCGTCACCGTCCTCTGCGACGGCGCGGAAAAATACCTCAGTGAACGCTTCTGGACCGAAAAGTAA